The following proteins are co-located in the Leptospira weilii genome:
- a CDS encoding alpha/beta fold hydrolase, whose translation MIQKISQPIEKIKSQYKAVVIGSGYGGGIAASRLSRAGIEVCLLERGREIRPGEFPNKEISAFEEVQANYEDKHIGSKSGLFDFHFNKDINVLVGCGLGGTSLINANVSLRAVPEVFQDPVWPQIIRKEASQHGMDPYYSRAEEMLRPNILPNKYRNLSKYQALKTSASFLKKEFYPTPINVTFESKINHVGVNQEACTNCGDCVTGCNVSSKNTTLMNYLPDAVNFGAQIFTEVKVTYIEKKENSWLVHFTPLGVDREKFSKDELFVRADIVVLAAGSLGSTEILLRSKEKGLTVSDAVGVRFSGNGDMLGFSYNGNTKINGIGFGTKKTNGNANVGPCITGVIDTRKGAPLNEGMIIEEGSVPGAISSQLSAIFALGSKLTGIKTKRGFFQWVIEKIRIFLSFILGPYRGAVRNTQTYLVMAHDGNDGKMFLQNDRLRISWPNVGKKPIFEKISTILKEATVPLQGTYIKNPVWNRLTDQDLISVHPLGGCPMGEDASFSVVNENCQVYSGKSGTETHDGLYIMDGSVIPRSLGVNPLLTICAISERACEKLTAQKELKINYNLPSYPKNKGVSDEKVLGIEFTECMKGFFSTQSKENMERGYQIGKDEGSSIEFLLTIRSENLEEMVGNPDHKATLFGTVKAPFISKDVITVTGGEFLLFISREDRVETRNMVYRMILNTEEGKKYLFVGVKWIQDDGLTNIWRDTSTLYTTIYDGETENSPVFGKGILHILPEDFAKQMTTMKVVNSKSILDEVKGLAKFGSFFAGALYDVYGGVASSIVPWDKDARPRTKRPLRVSSPEVHFFKASDGADLRLLRYKGGNKGPVLLSPGLGVSSLIFSIDTVDTNLLEYLFENRYDVWLFDYRTSIALPSAPLPNSGDVIATKDYPAAVNKVRELTKVDKIQVVAHCFGATTFTMALLAGLEGVRSVVLSQISADVEVPTSMDIKVGLHTAEILDALGIEDMTAYTSDKDGWLDKFFNSVLALQPQSLFSHDVNPVSRRISFLYGSLYRLENLNEETYRYGLGEMFGVSNIKAFEHLSKMIRAHKVVNSEGKDAYVPNWDRLNLPITFIHGAENRCYLPESTELTYKKLIDRFDPNQYKRHVIPDYGHIDCIFGKDAHRDVYPLILRSLNLY comes from the coding sequence TTGATTCAGAAAATTTCCCAACCCATCGAAAAAATAAAAAGTCAATACAAAGCGGTCGTGATCGGATCCGGTTACGGCGGTGGAATCGCGGCATCTCGACTTTCCAGAGCCGGAATCGAAGTTTGTCTTTTGGAAAGAGGCAGGGAAATTAGACCTGGAGAATTTCCAAACAAGGAAATCTCAGCTTTTGAGGAAGTTCAAGCCAACTATGAAGACAAACATATCGGCTCTAAAAGCGGATTGTTTGACTTTCATTTTAACAAGGATATCAACGTTTTAGTCGGTTGCGGTTTGGGAGGCACCTCTCTTATCAACGCGAACGTAAGTTTAAGAGCGGTTCCCGAAGTGTTTCAAGATCCGGTTTGGCCGCAAATTATCCGTAAAGAAGCAAGTCAGCACGGAATGGATCCCTATTATTCACGTGCGGAAGAAATGTTAAGACCGAATATCCTTCCGAACAAATATAGAAATCTTTCAAAATACCAGGCTCTTAAAACTTCTGCCTCTTTTTTAAAAAAAGAATTCTATCCGACCCCGATTAACGTAACGTTCGAATCCAAAATTAATCACGTCGGAGTTAATCAAGAAGCTTGTACAAACTGTGGAGACTGTGTTACAGGCTGTAACGTTTCTTCCAAAAACACGACTCTGATGAATTATCTTCCGGATGCGGTTAACTTCGGAGCGCAAATTTTTACGGAAGTAAAAGTAACGTATATCGAAAAAAAAGAAAATTCTTGGCTGGTTCATTTTACTCCGCTTGGAGTTGACCGGGAAAAATTCAGCAAGGACGAATTGTTCGTCCGGGCCGATATTGTGGTTCTCGCCGCGGGTTCTTTGGGTTCTACGGAGATTCTGCTTCGTTCCAAAGAAAAAGGACTGACTGTTTCCGATGCGGTCGGAGTTCGATTTAGCGGGAACGGAGATATGTTAGGTTTTTCTTATAATGGAAATACCAAAATCAACGGAATCGGTTTTGGAACGAAAAAAACGAATGGAAACGCGAATGTCGGCCCTTGTATCACGGGAGTAATTGATACCCGTAAAGGCGCTCCTTTAAACGAGGGAATGATTATCGAAGAAGGTTCCGTCCCGGGTGCGATCTCCAGTCAATTATCCGCCATTTTCGCGCTCGGTTCTAAACTCACCGGAATCAAAACCAAAAGGGGATTCTTTCAATGGGTAATTGAAAAAATTAGAATTTTCTTAAGCTTTATCTTAGGGCCGTATCGAGGTGCGGTTCGAAATACTCAGACTTATCTCGTTATGGCTCACGACGGAAACGACGGAAAGATGTTTCTACAAAACGATCGTTTGAGAATTTCCTGGCCGAACGTGGGAAAGAAACCGATCTTCGAAAAGATCAGCACCATTTTAAAGGAAGCCACGGTACCCCTTCAGGGAACATATATTAAGAATCCGGTATGGAACCGTCTGACCGATCAGGACTTGATTTCGGTGCATCCTCTGGGAGGATGTCCGATGGGAGAGGACGCTTCTTTTTCCGTAGTGAATGAAAACTGCCAGGTGTATTCCGGCAAAAGCGGGACCGAAACCCATGACGGATTGTATATCATGGATGGTTCCGTGATTCCTAGATCTTTGGGAGTTAATCCTCTGCTTACGATTTGCGCGATTTCGGAAAGAGCGTGCGAGAAACTAACGGCTCAAAAAGAACTTAAGATCAATTACAACCTTCCTTCTTATCCTAAAAACAAAGGCGTTTCGGACGAAAAGGTTTTAGGAATCGAATTCACGGAATGTATGAAGGGCTTTTTTTCCACCCAATCTAAAGAGAACATGGAACGAGGTTATCAGATCGGGAAGGACGAAGGTTCTTCCATCGAATTTCTGCTTACGATCCGAAGCGAGAACTTGGAAGAGATGGTTGGCAATCCTGATCACAAGGCTACGTTATTCGGAACCGTAAAAGCGCCTTTTATTTCCAAAGACGTAATCACAGTCACAGGAGGGGAATTTTTACTGTTTATTTCCAGAGAGGACCGAGTCGAGACCAGAAACATGGTCTATCGTATGATTCTCAATACGGAAGAAGGTAAAAAATATCTTTTCGTGGGAGTCAAATGGATTCAAGACGACGGACTTACGAACATTTGGAGGGATACGAGTACTCTTTACACGACTATTTACGACGGTGAAACCGAAAATTCTCCCGTATTTGGAAAAGGAATTCTGCATATACTTCCGGAAGATTTTGCAAAACAGATGACTACGATGAAGGTCGTCAATTCTAAATCGATCCTCGACGAAGTCAAAGGATTGGCGAAGTTCGGTTCTTTTTTTGCGGGTGCGTTATACGACGTTTACGGAGGAGTCGCGAGTTCTATTGTTCCTTGGGATAAAGACGCAAGACCAAGAACGAAAAGACCCCTTCGAGTCTCTTCTCCCGAAGTTCATTTTTTCAAAGCCTCAGACGGAGCAGACTTAAGACTTTTAAGATATAAAGGCGGTAACAAAGGACCGGTTCTTTTATCGCCTGGGCTTGGGGTTTCCAGTTTGATTTTCAGCATCGATACCGTCGATACTAATCTTTTGGAATATCTTTTCGAAAATCGATACGACGTTTGGCTTTTCGATTATAGAACCTCAATCGCCCTTCCTTCGGCTCCTCTGCCTAACAGCGGAGACGTGATCGCAACGAAAGATTATCCTGCCGCGGTGAATAAGGTTCGAGAGCTTACCAAAGTAGATAAAATCCAAGTAGTCGCTCATTGTTTCGGCGCAACCACGTTTACGATGGCGTTGCTTGCGGGTCTGGAAGGAGTTCGTTCCGTGGTTCTTTCTCAAATTTCAGCGGATGTGGAAGTTCCTACTTCTATGGACATCAAAGTGGGGCTTCATACCGCGGAGATTTTGGATGCGCTCGGAATCGAAGACATGACGGCGTATACGAGCGATAAGGACGGATGGTTGGATAAGTTTTTCAATAGCGTTTTGGCGCTACAACCTCAGTCTCTTTTCTCTCACGATGTAAATCCGGTCAGTAGAAGAATCTCTTTTCTTTACGGAAGCCTTTATAGATTAGAAAATTTGAATGAAGAAACCTATCGATACGGTTTGGGAGAAATGTTCGGAGTTTCCAACATAAAAGCGTTTGAGCATTTGTCCAAGATGATCCGTGCGCACAAGGTTGTGAACTCGGAGGGAAAAGACGCGTATGTTCCGAATTGGGATCGACTTAATCTCCCAATCACGTTCATTCACGGAGCGGAGAATCGTTGTTATCTTCCGGAAAGTACGGAGCTGACTTACAAAAAACTGATCGATCGGTTCGATCCAAATCAATATAAGCGTCATGTGATTCCTGATTACGGACATATCGATTGTATATTTGGTAAAGACGCTCACAGGGACGTGTATCCTTTGATTCTTCGGTCCTTAAATCTGTATTGA
- a CDS encoding GMC oxidoreductase: protein MSKDNIYYDAIVIGSGFGGSISALRLSEKGQKVLVLERGKKYSPGDFPRDVRQTDNLLWRYPKKRKSLGLYELNFFSGLGTVTASGLGGGSLIYANIHIRPDHKVFEDPRWPAPFNRNYLDPYYDKVAAKFDVKPVPPEWDLPKRNKFRAAAELNQHTYFDPDEAASWLKPSRPGQSTCVRCAECEFGCNHGAKNTLDFNYIADAQKNGAVFQINSLVSHIAPDPKNGYVVYYENTETGEKRSVYAKRVVLSAGTLGTNRILFNSRDKYKTLPNLSKQLGKGYSGNGDFLGGIESSKTELKPWDGPDVTTVINYFPKGFQFTMAAPTFNQPVMTVLASLGISKPNWLLRMIGPLFWKSLEWILPFVFKRGLLSKPLPPGLPGAGDPTYMTNLFAIGRDNANGKIVRRGKNIDVKWKYSKENKTLIQNMTTSMQQVGDAYGGQFGPLATFLLFNRIISVHSLGGCILASNPDKGVVSETGEVFGYKNLFVADGSAIPSSIGFHPVMTISAVAEHTAASICAGL from the coding sequence ATGTCAAAAGACAATATATACTACGACGCGATTGTAATCGGCTCCGGTTTCGGAGGTTCCATCAGCGCCTTAAGACTTTCCGAAAAAGGTCAAAAGGTTCTCGTTTTAGAAAGGGGAAAAAAGTATTCTCCGGGAGATTTTCCGCGGGACGTGCGCCAAACTGATAATCTCCTCTGGCGTTATCCTAAAAAAAGAAAATCCTTGGGACTTTATGAACTCAATTTTTTCAGCGGACTCGGAACCGTGACGGCTTCCGGTTTGGGAGGAGGGTCGCTCATCTATGCCAACATTCATATCCGTCCCGACCATAAGGTATTTGAAGATCCTCGCTGGCCTGCTCCGTTCAATCGAAACTATCTGGATCCTTATTACGATAAAGTCGCGGCCAAGTTCGACGTAAAGCCGGTTCCACCGGAGTGGGATCTTCCGAAAAGGAATAAATTTCGAGCCGCCGCGGAATTGAATCAGCACACTTATTTCGATCCGGATGAGGCCGCCAGCTGGCTAAAACCTTCTAGACCGGGGCAATCCACATGTGTACGTTGTGCGGAGTGCGAATTCGGGTGTAATCACGGGGCTAAAAATACATTAGATTTTAATTATATTGCGGACGCTCAAAAAAACGGGGCCGTATTTCAAATTAATTCTTTGGTTTCTCATATCGCTCCCGATCCGAAAAACGGCTATGTGGTTTACTACGAAAATACGGAAACCGGAGAAAAACGATCTGTATATGCCAAAAGAGTCGTTCTTTCCGCGGGAACGCTGGGAACCAATCGAATTCTTTTCAACAGTAGAGACAAATACAAAACCTTACCGAATCTTAGTAAACAGCTTGGAAAAGGATATTCCGGGAACGGGGATTTTCTGGGAGGGATCGAATCGAGTAAAACCGAACTCAAACCTTGGGATGGGCCGGACGTTACAACGGTAATCAATTATTTTCCGAAGGGATTTCAGTTTACGATGGCGGCGCCCACATTCAACCAACCCGTAATGACGGTACTCGCTTCATTAGGAATTTCTAAACCGAATTGGTTGTTAAGAATGATCGGTCCTCTTTTTTGGAAAAGTTTGGAATGGATTCTGCCTTTCGTATTTAAAAGGGGGCTGCTTTCAAAACCGTTGCCGCCGGGGCTTCCGGGTGCGGGCGACCCTACTTATATGACCAACTTATTTGCGATAGGAAGGGATAACGCAAACGGAAAAATCGTTCGTCGAGGTAAGAATATAGATGTGAAGTGGAAGTATTCGAAAGAAAATAAGACCCTCATCCAAAATATGACCACTTCCATGCAACAAGTTGGAGATGCATACGGCGGACAATTCGGACCGCTGGCAACCTTTTTGTTGTTTAATCGGATTATTTCAGTGCATTCTCTCGGGGGTTGTATTCTCGCCTCTAATCCGGATAAGGGGGTCGTGTCTGAAACCGGAGAGGTGTTCGGTTATAAAAATTTATTCGTCGCCGATGGATCGGCAATTCCATCTTCGATCGGATTTCACCCGGTAATGACGATTTCTGCGGTGGCCGAACATACGGCCGCTTCGATCTGTGCCGGACTATGA
- a CDS encoding class I SAM-dependent methyltransferase, translating into MQQNQLYIDLGMSENQYSQEVIKGQQVYTPSFLRFYDLFVLHIISRWFWRCVPQNMIDLYSRNLSGNHLDIGVGTGYLLQKAKFPVEKPIISVMDLNPNTLIESRRRLSKIAGQFNAYRANILEPVHIKEKFDSIGLNFLFHCVPGPIRKKASTAFENLLKIRKPNGVIFGSTGLHDLGQTHFLSKIGMKKLNRRGVFHNTEDTLPDLEAALKENFKEYELYVIGAIAFFIGKKAK; encoded by the coding sequence ATGCAACAAAATCAACTGTATATCGATCTTGGTATGTCTGAAAATCAGTACAGCCAGGAAGTTATAAAAGGACAACAGGTTTATACTCCGAGTTTTCTGAGGTTTTACGACCTTTTCGTCTTACATATCATTAGTAGATGGTTCTGGCGTTGTGTTCCGCAGAATATGATCGATTTATACAGTCGAAATCTAAGCGGTAATCATTTGGATATAGGAGTGGGAACGGGTTATCTTCTGCAAAAGGCGAAGTTTCCGGTTGAAAAGCCGATCATTTCGGTAATGGATCTGAATCCGAATACTCTGATAGAATCCAGAAGAAGGCTTTCCAAAATAGCGGGACAGTTCAACGCTTATAGGGCCAACATATTGGAACCGGTCCATATAAAGGAAAAATTCGACTCGATCGGATTGAATTTCTTATTTCATTGCGTTCCCGGGCCCATCCGAAAAAAAGCCTCAACCGCATTCGAGAATCTTTTGAAAATTCGCAAACCGAACGGAGTCATTTTCGGATCTACCGGCTTACACGATTTAGGTCAGACTCATTTTCTATCCAAAATCGGAATGAAAAAATTAAACCGAAGAGGAGTGTTTCATAATACCGAAGACACGCTTCCCGATTTGGAAGCGGCTCTCAAAGAGAATTTCAAAGAATATGAACTATATGTGATTGGTGCGATTGCTTTTTTTATAGGGAAAAAGGCGAAGTGA
- the sph gene encoding sphingomyelin phosphodiesterase, producing MKLKRKFFQNIHRKRNESKNGKFFISCFLCLFFLNCMPDERPTYNSFLMPFFFTPKGQSIEFTNTSSMRVSDSDEDLNVLSYNLFLYSKDDLYFGYWEEEERAELLAKSKFVKNQDVIVLGGAFDTNARNVLLNNLRLEYSDQTDVIGKTRDGWNQTLGDFRQNVNNGGVVVLSKWPIQEKIQYIFKNHGCGNDALYDKGFAYVKIKKGDRIIHILGVDTQSQDSACSDLGVSARTDQITEIGEFINSKQISKKEIVLIVGSLNVNKDNKSHYQKMLTILKASEPSYAGIPFTWDPKKNKIAAYNNSYYSWNWTPNYGEYILLSKDHFQLPVWQNLAYDPISPTTWKRADGYVSYEFSDHFPVYGFVYADPSTPTKSGHRRKYDQVSLIAKYTGKTVQADHNRPDGWLKADGSAEEKGTEFTKFNLLQEYDPDSDTFCMLSGRVRIESSQYLNYFWTWWLQGGAGNYAYYPKFNNGSKLLEMIVTNQGCLEDGGSVVFKDFDTYGKYYYFLVVWDRGSWKDYIYLWYENAQPNSFFNVKLNTSPERDWSKDLIYRKLGDRFLLP from the coding sequence ATGAAATTAAAGCGAAAATTTTTTCAAAACATACATAGGAAGCGGAATGAGTCTAAAAACGGAAAGTTTTTTATAAGTTGTTTCCTATGCTTATTTTTTCTAAACTGCATGCCTGATGAGCGACCAACTTATAATAGTTTTCTAATGCCTTTCTTCTTCACTCCGAAGGGTCAAAGTATAGAATTTACAAATACCAGTTCAATGAGAGTATCCGATTCTGACGAAGATCTGAATGTCCTCAGCTACAATCTTTTCTTATATTCGAAAGACGACCTATATTTCGGATATTGGGAAGAGGAAGAAAGGGCGGAACTTCTTGCAAAATCAAAATTTGTGAAAAATCAGGATGTCATTGTGCTCGGGGGAGCGTTCGATACAAATGCGCGAAATGTACTCCTAAACAATCTTCGTTTGGAATATTCTGATCAAACCGACGTAATCGGAAAAACTCGAGATGGTTGGAACCAAACTCTCGGAGATTTTAGACAAAACGTTAACAACGGAGGAGTTGTTGTTTTAAGCAAATGGCCTATTCAAGAAAAAATACAATATATCTTCAAAAATCATGGATGCGGTAATGACGCACTCTATGATAAAGGATTTGCTTACGTAAAAATTAAGAAAGGGGATCGGATAATTCATATCCTAGGAGTGGATACTCAATCGCAGGATTCTGCATGTTCTGATTTGGGAGTAAGCGCAAGAACCGATCAGATTACTGAAATCGGAGAATTTATCAATTCGAAACAAATATCGAAGAAGGAAATCGTGTTGATCGTGGGAAGTTTGAATGTAAATAAGGATAATAAATCTCATTATCAGAAAATGCTTACTATACTAAAAGCGAGCGAACCAAGTTATGCTGGAATTCCTTTTACATGGGATCCTAAAAAGAACAAAATCGCTGCTTATAATAATAGTTATTATTCTTGGAACTGGACCCCGAACTACGGAGAATATATACTTCTTTCCAAAGATCATTTTCAACTTCCGGTTTGGCAGAATTTAGCGTATGATCCTATTTCACCAACTACTTGGAAAAGAGCGGATGGATATGTAAGTTACGAATTTTCCGATCATTTTCCAGTTTACGGTTTTGTTTATGCTGATCCTTCCACTCCTACAAAGTCGGGGCACAGAAGAAAATACGATCAAGTTTCCTTAATAGCTAAATATACCGGAAAAACGGTTCAAGCGGATCATAATAGGCCGGATGGATGGCTGAAAGCGGATGGGTCTGCGGAGGAAAAGGGAACGGAATTTACAAAGTTCAATTTATTGCAAGAATACGATCCGGATTCGGATACCTTTTGTATGTTAAGCGGACGCGTCAGAATCGAGTCTTCTCAGTATTTAAATTATTTTTGGACTTGGTGGCTTCAAGGAGGAGCCGGTAACTATGCCTACTACCCCAAGTTTAATAATGGCTCCAAGCTACTCGAAATGATAGTAACGAATCAGGGATGTTTGGAGGATGGAGGTTCGGTCGTATTCAAAGATTTCGATACTTATGGGAAATATTATTATTTTCTTGTGGTTTGGGACAGAGGAAGTTGGAAAGACTATATCTATCTTTGGTATGAAAATGCCCAACCTAATTCATTCTTTAACGTTAAGCTAAATACCTCGCCCGAAAGAGATTGGAGTAAGGATTTAATTTATCGTAAACTTGGGGACAGGTTTCTTTTACCGTAA